A genomic stretch from Embleya scabrispora includes:
- a CDS encoding LacI family DNA-binding transcriptional regulator yields the protein MTPERPSVRRIADRIGVSAATVSRVLNDKPGVAEHTRTRVLAAIREQGMVAPAPVGQPFVGIIVPELENPAFALLAGAVEARLSQYGVTALIGSSTKHGPTELDYIETLLRRGIEGLVLVSGRHANPEADHGFYWHLHGKHVAMVLVNGGVPGLPVSTVTTDEAAGAAMAVAHLHSLGHTRIALAGGEEFYRPSRHRLAGYRAAMTATFGGCDDALYVESTYSITGGQAAARRLLDAGATAIITGSDLMALGAISAARESGRHVPTDVSVVGYDDSYLAAHSDPPLSTIQQPIEQMSTAIATAMWQQLQGYHVPHVDHRFTPRLVARASTTAAPATPSPRAQETPASGT from the coding sequence GTGACACCAGAGCGCCCGTCGGTCCGCAGGATCGCCGACCGGATCGGGGTGAGCGCGGCGACCGTCAGCCGGGTCCTCAACGACAAACCCGGGGTCGCCGAGCACACCAGGACCCGGGTCCTGGCGGCGATTCGCGAGCAGGGCATGGTCGCGCCGGCACCGGTCGGCCAACCCTTCGTCGGCATCATCGTGCCGGAGCTGGAGAACCCCGCCTTCGCCCTGCTGGCCGGCGCGGTGGAGGCGCGGCTGAGCCAGTACGGGGTGACCGCGCTGATCGGCAGCTCCACGAAGCACGGGCCGACCGAGCTGGACTACATCGAAACGCTGTTACGGCGTGGCATCGAGGGCCTGGTCCTGGTCTCCGGACGGCACGCGAACCCCGAGGCCGACCACGGCTTCTACTGGCACCTGCACGGAAAGCACGTGGCGATGGTGCTGGTCAACGGCGGCGTACCGGGCCTGCCGGTGTCCACGGTCACCACCGACGAGGCGGCCGGCGCGGCAATGGCGGTGGCACACCTGCACAGCCTCGGGCACACCCGGATCGCGCTGGCCGGCGGCGAGGAGTTCTACCGCCCCTCCCGCCACCGCCTGGCCGGCTACCGCGCGGCGATGACGGCGACGTTCGGCGGCTGCGACGACGCGCTCTACGTGGAGTCCACGTACTCGATCACCGGCGGCCAGGCCGCGGCCCGCCGCCTCCTCGACGCCGGCGCCACGGCGATCATCACCGGCAGCGACCTGATGGCCCTCGGCGCGATCTCCGCCGCCCGCGAATCCGGCCGCCACGTCCCGACCGACGTCTCGGTGGTCGGCTACGACGACTCATACCTGGCCGCCCACAGCGACCCCCCACTGAGCACGATCCAACAACCCATAGAACAGATGTCCACGGCAATCGCCACAGCCATGTGGCAACAACTCCAGGGCTACCACGTCCCCCACGTAGACCACCGCTTCACCCCCCGCCTGGTGGCAAGAGCCTCCACAACAGCAGCCCCCGCCACCCCATCCCCACGTGCTCAGGAGACACCCGCCTCGGGGACGTAG
- a CDS encoding sugar ABC transporter permease, which produces MIRWFARTGWRHLIGVLAVVVAIFPLVFVLSASLNPSGTLTGSNELFSDTTDAHYRELFDDPLHPFGRWFLNSMAVGLATAIGSVFLGACAGYAFSRFRFRGRGAGLTTLLLVQMFPQLLAYVALFLLLSSFDDVFPAIGLGSRLGLVMIYLGGALGVNTYLMKGFFDTVPRDLDEAARIDGASHAQVFFRIVLPLVAPVLAVVALLSFVATLNDFVIASLVLNDPDKQTLAVGLYHFISYGVGRNWGVFAAGVLIAALPVLVLFQFLQRFIVGGLTAGAVKN; this is translated from the coding sequence ATGATCCGTTGGTTCGCGCGCACCGGATGGCGGCACCTGATCGGGGTGCTCGCGGTCGTGGTGGCGATCTTCCCCCTGGTGTTCGTGTTGTCCGCGTCGCTGAATCCCAGCGGCACCCTGACCGGATCCAACGAACTGTTCTCGGACACCACCGACGCGCACTACCGGGAACTGTTCGACGACCCGCTGCACCCGTTCGGCAGGTGGTTCCTGAACTCGATGGCGGTCGGGCTGGCCACCGCGATCGGGTCGGTGTTCCTGGGCGCGTGCGCCGGCTACGCCTTCTCGCGCTTTCGGTTCCGGGGACGCGGGGCCGGACTGACCACGCTGCTCCTGGTCCAGATGTTTCCGCAACTGCTCGCATACGTCGCACTGTTCCTGCTGCTGTCCAGCTTCGACGACGTGTTCCCGGCAATCGGTCTGGGCAGCCGGCTGGGTCTGGTGATGATCTACCTCGGCGGCGCGCTCGGGGTGAACACCTACCTGATGAAGGGCTTCTTCGACACCGTGCCACGCGACCTGGACGAGGCGGCGCGGATCGACGGGGCCTCGCACGCCCAGGTGTTCTTCCGGATCGTACTGCCGCTGGTGGCACCGGTCCTGGCCGTGGTCGCCCTGCTGTCCTTCGTGGCCACGCTCAACGACTTCGTGATCGCGAGTCTGGTGTTGAACGACCCGGACAAGCAGACCCTCGCGGTCGGGCTCTACCACTTCATCTCGTACGGAGTGGGCCGCAACTGGGGCGTGTTCGCGGCGGGTGTGCTGATCGCGGCGCTGCCGGTGCTGGTGCTGTTCCAGTTCCTGCAACGCTTCATCGTCGGCGGGCTGACGGCCGGTGCGGTGAAGAACTGA
- a CDS encoding glycoside hydrolase family 13 protein: protein MAHHDGSPGYVSNPSPQPGDRVELFVRARTDAGTRRVHVRTKLDGEPVFTEARVDRVDGDETWWRVEVEVGSTEFGYRFLLDTPTGNRWLTGAGIASRDVPDTGDFTLTTHPAPPAWAADAVVYQIFPDRFARSARQSDILPDWATPAAWDDPVPWGTPGALQQIYGGDLWGVLDRLDHIRALGANVLYLTPFFPARSNHRYDATTFDRVDPLLGGDEALRALTAEAHRRGMRVIGDLTLNHSGDGHEWFRRGQAEPDSAEAGFYYFDGADRGRYASFCGVDTLPKFDHASAELRARLYEGAGSVVARYPRDFGLDGWRIDVAQSAGRHGTQDRNAEVARATRATLNAAAPDTLLLAEHQHDASASLRGDGWQGTMAYSGFTRPVWGWLADAPLTEFWGVPGPIPAYGGAELAAVMRDFAALLPWRSYTHNLTLLDSHDTQRFRSMAGREHQHLGAALLFTLPGLPMVFAGDEVGVEGVHLEDGRRPFPWDPARWDHDTHRVYRDLIALRRGHRALREGGLRWLRCDADTVLFERWLPEETLLVQVDRASHAPIAAPAAAHSLTGGPDLRRGEPMPADGPAFHVWRVERP from the coding sequence GTGGCACACCACGACGGTTCGCCGGGCTACGTGAGCAACCCGTCGCCGCAACCGGGCGATCGCGTCGAGCTGTTCGTGCGTGCCCGCACCGACGCCGGCACCCGCCGGGTGCACGTGCGCACCAAGCTCGACGGAGAACCGGTGTTCACCGAGGCCCGGGTGGATCGGGTGGACGGCGACGAGACCTGGTGGCGGGTCGAGGTCGAGGTCGGCAGCACCGAGTTCGGCTACCGCTTCCTGCTCGACACCCCCACCGGCAACCGCTGGCTGACCGGCGCCGGCATCGCCTCGCGCGATGTGCCCGACACCGGCGACTTCACCCTCACCACCCACCCGGCGCCGCCCGCCTGGGCCGCCGACGCGGTCGTGTACCAGATCTTCCCGGACCGCTTCGCCCGCTCCGCCCGGCAAAGCGACATCCTCCCGGACTGGGCCACTCCGGCCGCCTGGGACGATCCCGTCCCGTGGGGCACCCCGGGCGCGCTCCAGCAGATCTACGGCGGCGACCTGTGGGGCGTGCTCGACCGGCTCGACCACATCCGGGCACTGGGCGCCAACGTCCTCTACCTCACCCCGTTCTTCCCGGCCCGCTCCAACCACCGCTACGACGCGACCACCTTCGACCGGGTCGACCCGCTGCTCGGCGGCGACGAGGCGCTGCGGGCGCTGACCGCCGAGGCGCACCGGCGCGGCATGCGGGTGATCGGCGACCTGACGCTGAATCACTCCGGGGACGGGCACGAGTGGTTCCGGCGCGGACAGGCCGAACCGGACTCCGCCGAGGCGGGTTTCTACTACTTCGACGGCGCGGACCGAGGCCGCTATGCCTCGTTCTGCGGTGTGGACACGCTGCCGAAGTTCGACCACGCCTCCGCCGAGTTGCGGGCCCGGTTGTACGAGGGCGCGGGTTCCGTGGTGGCTCGGTATCCGCGGGACTTCGGGCTGGACGGCTGGCGGATCGACGTCGCGCAGTCGGCCGGCCGCCACGGCACCCAGGACCGCAACGCCGAGGTGGCCCGCGCCACCCGCGCCACGCTGAACGCCGCCGCGCCGGACACACTGCTCCTGGCCGAGCACCAGCACGACGCGTCCGCGTCCCTGCGCGGCGACGGCTGGCAGGGCACGATGGCCTACTCCGGCTTCACCCGACCGGTCTGGGGGTGGCTCGCCGACGCGCCGCTCACCGAGTTCTGGGGTGTGCCCGGGCCGATCCCGGCCTACGGCGGCGCCGAACTCGCCGCTGTCATGCGCGACTTCGCCGCCCTGCTGCCCTGGCGCTCGTACACCCACAACCTGACCCTGCTCGATTCGCACGACACCCAACGCTTCCGCTCGATGGCCGGGCGCGAGCACCAGCACCTGGGCGCCGCACTGCTGTTCACCCTGCCGGGGCTGCCGATGGTGTTCGCCGGCGACGAGGTCGGCGTGGAAGGGGTGCACCTGGAGGACGGCCGCCGGCCGTTCCCGTGGGACCCCGCGCGCTGGGACCACGACACCCACCGCGTCTACCGCGACCTGATCGCGCTGCGGCGCGGACACCGGGCGCTGCGCGAGGGCGGCCTGCGCTGGCTGCGCTGCGATGCCGACACCGTGCTGTTCGAGCGGTGGTTGCCCGAGGAGACGCTGCTCGTCCAGGTCGACCGTGCCTCGCACGCCCCGATCGCCGCGCCGGCCGCCGCGCACAGCCTGACCGGCGGACCCGACCTGCGCCGCGGCGAGCCGATGCCCGCCGACGGACCGGCCTTCCACGTCTGGCGGGTGGAGCGCCCGTGA
- a CDS encoding ABC transporter permease subunit, with protein MTQIPPTQPPHTPPGRRPTADPGHPPARRGLVGLAVRIVLLAVVDALAVYGLLALAAQHKWAMFGALLVGTVAVNVIYAGKRHVPAKYLAPGVVLLLVYQVYVVFYTGFAAFTNYGDGHNSDKPDAVAAILAHSETRVPDSPVRPATVVARGDRVGLLVTLPDRGVRLGWAGHPLEPVADPVYDSAGRAIAAPGWHRLSYAQIASRQKEISELRVPASEDPNSGSLRTADGISAAAYRSTLDYDRGADTITDRGTGKVYRPTSDGVFAADDGTRLSPGWKVFVGLDNFETILTDRDIRGPFLGVLVWTFVFAGISVAVPFAIGLVLAAVLDGKRLRGHRIYRSLIMLPYAFPAFLAALVWQGLLNTDYGYVNVSLLDGAHIAWLTDPWLARLSVLAVNVWISFPYMFLICTGALQAIPAEVTEAARIDGAGRGQILRHVKLPLLLTAVTPMLIATFAFNFNNFNVIYMLTGGGPKDPDAPIEVGSTDLLISLVYKLAFGGSNRQYGMACAVSILIFVVVAAISVVGLRRSRAFEES; from the coding sequence GTGACCCAGATCCCGCCCACCCAGCCGCCGCACACCCCACCGGGCCGGCGACCCACGGCCGACCCCGGCCACCCCCCGGCCCGCCGCGGCCTCGTCGGCCTCGCCGTGCGGATCGTCCTGCTCGCCGTCGTCGACGCGCTCGCGGTCTACGGGCTCCTCGCACTGGCCGCGCAGCACAAGTGGGCGATGTTCGGCGCCCTGCTCGTGGGCACGGTCGCGGTCAACGTGATCTACGCCGGCAAACGCCACGTGCCGGCCAAATATCTCGCCCCCGGCGTCGTGTTGCTGCTCGTGTACCAGGTGTACGTGGTGTTCTACACCGGGTTCGCCGCCTTCACGAACTACGGCGACGGCCACAACAGCGACAAGCCCGACGCGGTCGCGGCGATCCTCGCCCACAGCGAGACCCGCGTACCCGACTCGCCGGTACGCCCGGCCACCGTCGTCGCCCGCGGCGACCGGGTCGGCCTGCTGGTGACCCTGCCCGACCGGGGCGTGCGCCTCGGCTGGGCGGGGCACCCGCTGGAGCCCGTCGCGGACCCGGTGTACGACTCCGCCGGCCGCGCGATCGCCGCACCCGGCTGGCACCGGTTGAGCTACGCGCAGATCGCGAGCCGGCAGAAGGAGATCAGCGAACTGCGGGTGCCCGCGAGCGAGGATCCGAACAGCGGCAGCCTGCGCACCGCCGACGGGATCAGCGCCGCCGCCTACCGATCCACGCTCGACTACGACCGCGGCGCCGACACCATCACCGACCGGGGCACCGGCAAGGTCTATCGACCCACCTCCGACGGGGTCTTCGCCGCCGACGACGGCACCAGGCTCAGCCCGGGCTGGAAGGTCTTCGTCGGACTGGACAACTTCGAGACGATCCTCACCGACCGCGACATCCGCGGACCCTTCCTCGGCGTGCTGGTGTGGACCTTCGTCTTCGCCGGCATCTCGGTCGCGGTACCGTTCGCCATCGGACTGGTCCTGGCCGCGGTCCTCGACGGCAAACGGCTGCGCGGACACCGGATCTACCGCTCGCTGATCATGCTGCCCTACGCCTTCCCGGCGTTCCTGGCCGCACTGGTGTGGCAGGGCCTGCTCAACACCGACTACGGCTACGTCAACGTCTCCCTCCTGGACGGCGCGCACATCGCGTGGCTCACCGATCCGTGGTTGGCCCGGCTCAGTGTGCTCGCCGTCAACGTCTGGATCAGCTTCCCGTACATGTTCCTGATCTGTACCGGCGCACTCCAGGCGATCCCCGCCGAGGTCACCGAGGCGGCGCGGATCGACGGCGCGGGACGCGGACAGATTCTGCGGCACGTCAAACTGCCGCTCCTGCTCACCGCCGTCACCCCGATGCTCATCGCGACCTTCGCCTTCAACTTCAACAACTTCAACGTCATCTACATGCTCACCGGCGGCGGTCCCAAGGACCCCGACGCGCCGATCGAGGTCGGCTCCACCGACCTGCTCATCTCGCTGGTGTACAAACTCGCCTTCGGCGGCAGCAATCGCCAATACGGCATGGCCTGCGCCGTGTCGATCCTGATCTTCGTGGTGGTCGCCGCGATCTCCGTCGTCGGCCTGCGCCGCAGCCGCGCGTTCGAGGAGTCCTGA
- a CDS encoding sugar ABC transporter substrate-binding protein — translation MRPRLLLPAVLAAATLLATACGGGGGDKGDDKTAPPASAPAAGNGSLTVWADDARAKPLQDIAAAFTRDKGVKIKVVQKGLGEIRDDFVSQAPTGQGPDVVVGPHDWLGKLVHNGVLAPLELGDRAAAFSPVALEAMRYEGRTYGLPYAVDSIALLRNTDLAPQAPASFDELLATGRRLVEQGRAELPVAVPVDAKSGSPYHLYPLQTSFGCRVFGTKPDGAYDQAKLELDSPGCQRFGPWLRGLGKDGVLSTSLTADIATDAFLKGKTPFLLAGPWDAATFRAAHVPFAVDPVPSVDGSPARPFVGVQGFFVGAKSANPILAQDFVLNYLSTPQAQRALYDTGGRVPATTAVLEQVGNDPVVAGFARAAQAGLPTPNLPAMDSVWADWGLTQLAIIQGHGDPGELTSAMAGRIRAKIVAG, via the coding sequence GTGAGACCACGACTGCTGCTCCCGGCCGTGCTCGCCGCCGCCACGCTGCTCGCCACCGCGTGCGGCGGCGGGGGCGGCGACAAGGGCGACGACAAGACCGCCCCGCCCGCCTCTGCCCCGGCCGCCGGCAACGGCTCGCTGACCGTCTGGGCCGACGACGCCCGCGCCAAGCCGCTCCAGGACATCGCCGCCGCGTTCACCCGGGACAAGGGCGTCAAGATCAAGGTCGTGCAGAAGGGCCTGGGCGAGATCCGCGACGACTTCGTCTCCCAGGCCCCCACCGGCCAGGGCCCCGACGTGGTCGTCGGACCGCACGACTGGCTCGGCAAGCTCGTCCACAACGGGGTCCTCGCACCGCTCGAACTCGGCGACCGCGCCGCCGCGTTCTCCCCCGTCGCGCTGGAGGCGATGCGCTACGAGGGCCGCACGTACGGACTGCCGTACGCCGTCGACAGCATCGCCCTGTTGCGCAACACCGACCTGGCCCCGCAGGCTCCGGCCTCCTTCGACGAACTGCTCGCCACCGGCCGCCGGTTGGTCGAGCAGGGCCGGGCCGAGCTGCCGGTGGCGGTGCCCGTCGACGCCAAGAGCGGATCGCCGTACCACCTGTACCCGTTGCAGACCTCGTTCGGCTGCCGGGTCTTCGGCACCAAGCCCGACGGCGCCTACGACCAGGCCAAACTCGAACTGGACAGCCCCGGTTGTCAGCGCTTCGGCCCCTGGCTGCGCGGTCTGGGCAAGGACGGCGTGCTCTCCACCTCGCTCACCGCCGACATCGCCACCGACGCCTTCCTCAAGGGCAAGACCCCGTTCCTGCTCGCCGGCCCCTGGGACGCGGCGACCTTCCGCGCCGCGCACGTGCCGTTCGCGGTCGACCCGGTGCCCAGCGTCGACGGCTCCCCGGCCCGGCCGTTCGTCGGCGTCCAGGGCTTCTTCGTCGGCGCCAAGTCGGCAAACCCGATCCTGGCCCAGGACTTCGTCCTCAACTACCTCTCCACCCCGCAGGCGCAGCGTGCCCTGTACGACACCGGCGGCCGGGTCCCGGCGACCACCGCCGTGCTGGAGCAGGTCGGGAACGACCCCGTGGTGGCCGGTTTCGCCCGCGCCGCCCAGGCGGGCCTGCCGACGCCGAACCTGCCCGCGATGGACAGCGTGTGGGCCGACTGGGGCCTGACCCAACTGGCCATCATCCAGGGACACGGCGACCCGGGGGAGCTGACCAGCGCGATGGCCGGACGCATCCGCGCCAAGATCGTTGCCGGCTGA
- a CDS encoding alpha/beta hydrolase-fold protein — protein sequence MTPTEQPAAPAPTPGEFPRMSLPANTGGVIETLSNVRSTHLDNVRDVHVYLPPGYDRQGGPYPVVWLHDGQHVFARTGPEPSWRVEETLDRLIAAGLLPPLIAVAVDNGRDDRGAEYSHYVPYPRDPRALSRGGLYERFLTEELRPLLAARYPITDDPAHTAVLGSSMGGLVSYHLAFRRPDVFGLAGVLSPFLVFVDPITLAETPVHHRQSARGPARIWIDIGGMEGLITVRHTRDLVDHLVTDLGYAPDREVRFHEDPQAPHHESAWARRVGSALLHLFGDPDLPLVELTMPERPAVATGQADVSVAPVGVRADGCTYSVLDAALAWTPADALRPLGLARVAPGRPGPVALTATAGGHTAEGTLEVVEGGADALLEVTVTTAADLPADETVYYSGLLTTRVAAGVHQGTWRLPRGVGLTGAVGRGWRCDGLTEDGTPIRDPFHHDGDRRLTVHVPAWTDPNARTPAAPETDATAPIEETP from the coding sequence GTGACCCCGACCGAGCAGCCCGCCGCCCCCGCACCCACCCCGGGAGAGTTCCCCCGCATGTCCCTGCCCGCGAACACCGGTGGCGTGATCGAGACGTTGTCGAACGTGCGCTCGACGCATCTGGACAACGTCCGCGACGTCCACGTGTACCTGCCGCCCGGCTACGACCGGCAGGGCGGACCGTACCCCGTGGTGTGGCTGCACGACGGGCAACACGTGTTCGCCCGCACCGGCCCGGAACCCAGCTGGCGGGTCGAGGAGACCCTGGACCGGCTGATCGCCGCCGGCCTGCTGCCGCCGCTGATCGCGGTGGCCGTGGACAACGGACGCGACGACCGCGGCGCCGAGTACAGCCACTACGTGCCCTACCCGCGCGATCCACGCGCGTTGTCCCGGGGCGGGTTGTACGAGCGTTTCCTGACCGAGGAGTTGCGCCCGCTGCTCGCGGCCCGGTACCCGATCACCGACGACCCGGCGCACACCGCCGTGCTCGGCTCCTCGATGGGCGGCCTGGTCAGCTACCACCTGGCGTTTCGCCGCCCCGACGTGTTCGGTCTGGCCGGAGTGCTCTCGCCGTTCCTGGTCTTCGTCGATCCGATCACCCTCGCCGAGACGCCCGTGCACCACCGGCAGAGCGCGCGCGGTCCGGCACGGATCTGGATCGACATCGGCGGCATGGAGGGCCTGATCACCGTGCGGCACACCCGCGACCTGGTCGACCACCTCGTCACCGATCTCGGCTACGCGCCGGACCGCGAGGTGCGCTTCCACGAGGACCCGCAGGCGCCGCACCACGAGAGCGCCTGGGCCCGGCGGGTGGGCAGCGCGCTGCTGCACCTGTTCGGCGACCCCGACCTGCCGCTGGTCGAACTGACCATGCCCGAGCGGCCCGCGGTGGCCACCGGACAGGCCGACGTGAGCGTGGCGCCGGTGGGCGTGCGTGCCGACGGCTGCACCTACTCGGTGCTGGACGCCGCGCTCGCCTGGACCCCCGCCGACGCGCTGCGCCCGCTCGGCCTGGCCCGGGTCGCCCCCGGTCGGCCCGGGCCCGTCGCGCTGACCGCGACGGCCGGCGGCCATACCGCCGAGGGCACGTTGGAGGTCGTCGAGGGCGGCGCCGACGCGCTGTTGGAGGTCACCGTGACCACCGCCGCCGACCTGCCCGCCGACGAGACCGTGTACTACTCCGGCCTGCTCACCACCCGCGTCGCCGCCGGCGTCCATCAGGGCACGTGGCGACTGCCGCGCGGAGTGGGCCTGACCGGCGCGGTCGGCCGCGGCTGGCGCTGCGACGGCCTCACCGAGGACGGCACCCCGATCCGCGACCCCTTCCACCACGACGGCGACCGCCGGCTCACCGTGCACGTCCCCGCGTGGACCGACCCGAACGCCCGGACCCCCGCAGCACCCGAGACCGACGCGACCGCACCCATCGAGGAGACCCCGTGA
- a CDS encoding glycoside hydrolase family 13 protein, giving the protein MTVTTTNTPTTTGWWRDSVIYQVYVRSFADGNGDGIGDLPGVRSRLRYLSELGVDAVWLTPFYASPQADHGYDVADYRAVDPLFGTLRDADALLRDAHAHGLRVIVDLVPNHTSEAHAWFVDALAGGPGSAARARYHFRPGRGADGELPPNDWQSVFGGRAWTRVPDGEWYLHLFAPEQPDLNWEHPEVHAEFEDVLRFWLDLGVDGFRVDVAHGLVKAEGLPDIGGGAGIELLGSAELPFFDQDGVHEIYRGWRRILDGYPGARIAVAEAWTPSPERTARYVRPDELHQAFNFHYLGTDWSASALREVIDASLAGAAGVGAPATWVLSNHDVHRHVTRYGDGETGLRRARAAALLTLALPGSVYVYQGEELGLPEVLDLPDEVLQDPRWERSGHTERGRDGCRVPLPWSGGRAPYGFGAPGSAPTWLPQPSAWAGLSVEAQWDDPASTLSLYRSALAIRRAHPDLGDGAELRWLPSPEGTLVFRRGEGPVCAVNLRAGSVRLPEYGPVLLASGELPGSGVLPGDTAVWYAVDGD; this is encoded by the coding sequence ATGACCGTCACGACCACGAACACCCCGACGACCACCGGCTGGTGGCGCGACTCGGTGATCTACCAGGTGTACGTGCGCAGCTTCGCGGATGGCAACGGCGACGGGATCGGCGACCTGCCCGGCGTGCGCAGCCGGCTGCGCTACCTGAGCGAACTGGGCGTGGACGCCGTCTGGCTCACCCCGTTCTACGCCTCCCCGCAGGCCGACCACGGCTACGACGTGGCCGACTACCGGGCCGTCGACCCGCTGTTCGGCACGCTCCGGGACGCCGACGCGCTGCTGCGCGACGCGCACGCGCACGGCCTGCGGGTGATCGTCGACCTGGTGCCCAACCACACCTCCGAGGCGCACGCGTGGTTCGTCGACGCGCTGGCCGGCGGCCCCGGATCGGCTGCCCGCGCCCGGTACCACTTCCGTCCCGGTCGCGGCGCCGACGGGGAACTGCCGCCCAACGACTGGCAGTCGGTGTTCGGCGGCCGGGCCTGGACCCGGGTGCCGGACGGCGAGTGGTACCTGCACCTGTTCGCCCCCGAGCAGCCCGACCTGAACTGGGAACACCCGGAGGTGCACGCCGAGTTCGAGGACGTGCTGCGCTTTTGGCTGGACCTGGGCGTGGACGGCTTCCGGGTCGACGTCGCGCACGGCCTGGTCAAGGCCGAGGGCCTGCCCGACATCGGCGGCGGCGCCGGGATCGAACTGCTCGGCAGCGCCGAACTGCCGTTCTTCGACCAGGACGGGGTGCACGAGATATACCGCGGCTGGCGGCGCATCCTCGACGGATACCCGGGCGCCCGGATAGCCGTCGCCGAGGCGTGGACGCCCAGCCCGGAGCGCACCGCGCGCTACGTGCGCCCCGACGAGCTGCACCAGGCGTTCAACTTCCACTACCTGGGCACCGATTGGTCCGCGTCCGCGCTGCGTGAGGTGATCGACGCGTCGTTGGCCGGGGCCGCCGGTGTCGGTGCGCCGGCGACCTGGGTGTTGTCCAACCACGACGTGCACCGCCACGTCACGCGCTACGGCGACGGGGAGACGGGGCTGCGCCGGGCCCGGGCCGCCGCGCTGTTGACGCTGGCGCTGCCCGGCTCGGTCTATGTGTACCAGGGCGAGGAACTGGGCCTGCCGGAGGTGTTGGACCTGCCCGACGAGGTGTTGCAGGACCCGAGGTGGGAGCGCTCCGGGCACACCGAGCGGGGGCGGGACGGCTGCCGGGTGCCGCTGCCGTGGTCGGGCGGGCGGGCGCCGTACGGATTCGGCGCGCCGGGCAGTGCGCCGACGTGGCTGCCGCAGCCGAGCGCCTGGGCCGGGTTGAGCGTCGAGGCGCAGTGGGACGATCCCGCGTCCACGCTGTCCCTGTATCGGTCGGCGTTGGCGATCCGTCGGGCGCACCCGGACCTCGGTGACGGCGCGGAACTGCGGTGGTTGCCGTCGCCGGAGGGCACATTGGTGTTCCGGCGCGGGGAGGGGCCGGTGTGCGCGGTGAACCTGCGCGCGGGATCGGTGCGGCTGCCCGAGTACGGGCCGGTGTTGCTCGCGAGCGGCGAACTGCCCGGAAGCGGTGTGCTGCCGGGCGACACGGCGGTGTGGTACGCGGTGGACGGAGACTGA
- a CDS encoding GNAT family N-acetyltransferase has translation MLTESNTAVSPNLATLRGTSAENEEPLQLYVRDDDGELVGGLTGYTWAYWLHVHLLWVDARLRGAGLGSELLERAEKIASTERECRHARLETWDFQAPDFYRGHGYELVGTVPDYPPGSIEYIFVKRLG, from the coding sequence ATGCTCACCGAATCCAATACGGCGGTCTCCCCGAATCTGGCGACGCTGCGTGGGACTTCCGCCGAGAACGAGGAACCCCTCCAGCTCTACGTCCGCGACGACGACGGTGAACTCGTCGGCGGGCTGACCGGCTACACCTGGGCCTACTGGCTGCACGTGCACCTGCTGTGGGTCGACGCCCGGCTGCGCGGCGCCGGGTTGGGTTCGGAACTGCTGGAGCGGGCCGAGAAGATCGCGTCGACCGAGCGGGAGTGTCGGCACGCGCGACTGGAGACCTGGGACTTCCAGGCTCCGGACTTCTACCGCGGGCACGGTTACGAACTCGTGGGTACCGTGCCGGACTACCCGCCGGGCAGTATCGAGTACATCTTCGTCAAACGCCTCGGCTGA